A window of Cohnella herbarum contains these coding sequences:
- a CDS encoding methyl-accepting chemotaxis protein has product MRSVRTKLLGSFLIVFAFVVLLGVSGLTQIKKMGEFTKEITTYWMFGIETISLVNMNIEQYMGNYYQSLTTKDAAQLAKLDEASKAYILSIDSNIKKYEETLGDGDKEDYEALKEAWARFQVGLEASKSKTASKEELAQATKDVSQAFIDLRATVDSLIVYNHEGALQSQKDSDVIYKDTSSSLQYLGIVILIVLIALAWALIVNLTRPLKATTAIMNRISAGDLKIEPLVINRKDEFGVMMESVNKTLANLQLSVRQMQDAATSVATASTQLYASSDQNSEAARHVSESIGQVAVGSEEQAVTATEVGRVMDEMADGVQRIAETTGEVSELSQQSTVRANSGLEKIEEVTDRMYRVQGSVDRASQTIRKLEEQSAQISEISSLIGDIAYRTNLLALNAAIEAARAGEHGKGFAVVAGEVRKLATQSNESTQGIIELIASIQQDTASAADTMKRSLAEVQEGVIAVEHAEQAFKEIVVSSGEVSTRVQEAAAAAEQLAASSEEVAASIANMGNIARQTAGMSQQVAASTEEQLASSEEMTRSSQMLSGIAKDLQTIVRKFTV; this is encoded by the coding sequence ATGAGATCAGTAAGGACGAAGCTACTTGGCTCTTTTTTGATCGTATTTGCGTTTGTAGTGTTGCTTGGAGTAAGCGGACTAACCCAAATCAAGAAAATGGGAGAGTTTACGAAAGAGATTACGACGTATTGGATGTTCGGGATCGAGACGATAAGTCTAGTAAATATGAACATCGAGCAATATATGGGGAATTACTACCAATCTTTAACTACGAAAGATGCTGCACAGCTAGCGAAGCTCGATGAAGCCAGCAAAGCCTATATTCTTTCAATCGATAGTAACATCAAGAAATACGAGGAAACGCTTGGCGACGGCGACAAGGAAGACTACGAAGCGCTTAAGGAAGCCTGGGCGCGTTTCCAGGTCGGACTTGAAGCGAGTAAATCGAAGACGGCCAGCAAGGAAGAGCTTGCTCAGGCAACCAAAGATGTCTCGCAAGCGTTCATCGATTTAAGAGCGACCGTTGATTCGTTGATCGTATATAACCATGAAGGTGCATTGCAAAGCCAGAAGGATAGCGATGTTATCTATAAGGACACTTCATCGAGCCTACAATATCTAGGTATCGTGATCTTAATCGTACTTATAGCGCTCGCTTGGGCCTTGATCGTTAACTTGACTCGGCCGCTGAAGGCGACTACCGCAATCATGAATCGAATATCCGCGGGGGATTTGAAGATTGAACCGCTCGTCATTAATCGGAAGGACGAATTCGGGGTCATGATGGAATCCGTCAACAAGACGTTAGCGAATCTTCAACTGTCGGTTAGACAGATGCAAGACGCCGCGACTTCCGTCGCGACGGCATCCACGCAGCTCTACGCGAGCTCGGATCAGAATTCCGAAGCGGCCCGCCATGTATCGGAGTCGATCGGTCAGGTAGCGGTAGGTTCGGAGGAGCAAGCCGTAACGGCAACCGAAGTCGGACGCGTCATGGATGAGATGGCGGATGGCGTTCAGCGTATCGCGGAAACGACAGGCGAGGTTTCCGAGCTGTCTCAGCAATCCACCGTTCGCGCGAATAGCGGGTTGGAGAAGATAGAAGAGGTAACGGACAGAATGTATCGCGTTCAAGGCTCCGTCGATCGCGCAAGCCAAACGATTCGCAAGCTTGAGGAGCAATCCGCGCAAATCAGCGAAATATCGTCGTTGATCGGCGATATCGCTTATCGTACGAACTTGCTGGCTTTGAACGCCGCAATCGAGGCTGCCAGAGCGGGAGAACATGGCAAAGGTTTCGCGGTCGTCGCCGGCGAAGTGCGCAAATTGGCGACGCAGAGCAATGAATCCACGCAAGGGATTATCGAGCTCATCGCGTCCATTCAGCAAGATACGGCATCCGCAGCCGATACGATGAAGAGAAGCCTTGCGGAAGTTCAAGAAGGCGTCATCGCCGTAGAGCATGCCGAGCAGGCGTTCAAGGAAATCGTCGTCTCCTCCGGCGAAGTATCTACTCGGGTGCAAGAAGCGGCTGCTGCAGCCGAACAGCTTGCGGCAAGCTCGGAGGAAGTCGCGGCATCTATCGCGAATATGGGCAACATCGCAAGGCAAACCGCGGGCATGTCGCAACAAGTCGCGGCTTCGACGGAGGAACAATTGGCTTCGAGCGAAGAGATGACAAGATCCTCGCAGATGTTATCGGGCATTGCCAAGGATCTTCAGACGATCGTTCGTAAATTTACAGTATAA
- a CDS encoding DUF2653 family protein: MDHIVNAICLHLAERHEVPVQSVEVELLYDEDRGFSAETWIQGRSRFLIEANIKEAIIRYVLKEFGQRVYPSQIRLDVEDEIWADIE; encoded by the coding sequence ATGGATCATATCGTCAACGCCATTTGCCTCCATCTCGCCGAACGCCATGAAGTTCCCGTTCAATCCGTCGAAGTAGAGCTGCTCTACGACGAGGATCGAGGCTTCAGCGCGGAGACGTGGATTCAAGGCCGCAGCCGGTTCCTGATCGAAGCGAACATCAAGGAAGCGATCATCCGCTACGTCTTGAAAGAATTCGGCCAACGCGTCTACCCTTCGCAAATTCGACTGGACGTCGAAGACGAGATTTGGGCCGATATCGAATAA